Sequence from the Parus major isolate Abel chromosome 1, Parus_major1.1, whole genome shotgun sequence genome:
TTACTTCCTCACCGTGCTCAGCGTGGTTCGTTTCGTAGCCATCGTCCACCCGTTCAAACACGGAAAAGTGACCAACACGAGGTATGCCAGGATAACCTGTGTGGCCATATGGATCTTcgtgctggcagctgccagccctcTGTTAAATAAGGGAGTTGCTGGCTACAGCAACCCAGTCAAATGCTTGGACCTCCACCCCTCCAGCACGCACAGCCTCCTCATGATGAACAGCTTTGTCCTCGTCGTGGGCTTCATTCTGCCGTTCTGCACAATTGTGTTCTGCTATGTCTTTGCCATCAGGACGCTGCTCAAGTCCAGGGCTCCTCCAAGCAAGAGGGCAATCGGTCACAGGAAGGCGCTGTTAACCATTGTCATCACTCTCATCCTCTCCCTCATCTGTTTCCTGCCCTATCACATCCTGCGAACTGTCCACCTGatgtccagcagctgcagccaggccagcctGCACAAGGCGCTGGTGGTCACTCTCTGCCTCGCTGCCATGAACAGCTGCCTCGATCCCTTCCTCTATTACTTTACTGctgaaaatttcaaagcaaaaatcaGAAGTTTGTGCTGCAGGTAGTTGGTGCAGAATTGCaaacctatatatatatatatatatatatatatacacatatatatgttgCATATGGTCCTGATGGGATCTCTAGATTGGGCTCATACAATTCCATGACAgaggctgtgtgctgtgctgctggccagCTCTGTTGCTCACTGTCAGGCATCTCTGGGACAGAATCTCTGGGAGAGAGCTCTTTGTGGGTGACCAAAACTGCGCCAGGGTGATCAGAGGTCAAGTGGCTGGGAATGATCCCTGGCTGTCTTTTGTTTAGCAGTGTAGAGACACCTCTGTTGTTCACCCTCTCCAGGACAGGGCACTGAAAGGAATTACTACCTTGCTGCTGGAGTCCCTTGATTTCATTTCACAACACTGAGTGACTTGAAAGGGAAACTGCACACCTGACCACTTCAGTGTCTGTGCCTGAACCTCTCAGCACTCCATTTCCCTGCATGTGCAGTGGTTCAGACACTGTGATTCCCTACACATTCACAGGTCCCCTGCCAGTTCCCCTTGCAAACACTGGCAAAGAGGTTACacattaaagaaatgtaaagcaTCACTGATGCTTTCAACCGAAGCTGActtaaaaagcaggaagagaagcaaaCAGGACCCAGCACTAGCTCAGGCCGCTCAGAAGTCATTAACATTTCTAAATTTTCCACTCCGGGCCAGCCACCAAGGTATTCTGCTTAACATTTCACGGGCTGTCAAGTGAGAGAATGACTTCAAGCAAGTGGCATCCTCACGGAGTGTTGTGAGTAAGGTGACTGCTGGCAGTGAGGGCAGGATGCGGGCACCCAGAGCACTGGGCTGCATCCTGCACCTCTTCATGTGGTGTCAACTCCTTCAAGGTCACTGCAACACTTTGTTTTTATGCCCAGTGTTGCCAGTGCTTTCCACAAAGCTGAGGCTAAGCAGTTACATTCCCATGCAGGGATCcaaagacaaatttaaaaattattttagtcaGAAAAAGCAGCTAGGGAGTGGTTTCCTCTGCACAGGTAAATCGGTCTGACACCAAACTGCTACCAAAGGCATTCCCAATCCCTCATCTTCAGTCTCCTCTGAGGAGGAAACAGATCCCTTTTTTCATAGGATTAACTTCcttttggtttaattttcctACATCAAACATGAAAGAATGCAACAGGGAAGCACTTACCCAGATACAGGAGGAAAGATGGGCAACAGACAGTGGAGGAGAGCTTTTTTAGAAAGCAATGGGAATCTACTCCTTTGTGTACTTTGGAAAATTTCATCAAGTGGCTGTCTGTCTTTGGAAGtctctgaatattttctaaaacatgATTTCTAATAATCAGACCTAAGAGAAAACAGGCTCCAAATTCGGTTAGACCATATTTAGATTTTGGGTTTAATTACCTCATCTTTTACTAAAAACAGACAAGAAGTTTAGTCATGTTTTCCAAGAAAGCAGCTCGGCTTATGTGAAAACTAACAAAAATTCTGAAAGCCATCCCTCACCGTCAAATTCAACCAAAGGAAGGTTTCTGCCTGTGAAGATATTTCTCAATGCTCTGAACTTCTTATGGAGAAAAGGACTCCATAAGCTGAATGTTATTGctcccaaacaaaaataacagcagcaagGTATTTTTAGCTCTGTCTGAAATatgcagaaaacaaatcacTGCTGGTCAGGTGGAAAAGTACTTGTCAAATCACTGGGAAAGGCACATATTTCCTTGGCTATCTAAGGGTTATGTTCAATCGACTTCAGTCACTTTATGCTGCCTTTGATGTAAGCAGAGAGTTTTATCAGAAGTCTTCACTAAAGTTCATGCTCCAAATCCTTATTTCAATAATGCACCAGCATACCTGAGAGCTGACCTAACGATTTCATGTGAACTCCTTGATCCCATGCTGTTGATGAAAAAGGGAATATTAGCAGTGGTTTGCAATAGGAATATGGCTGAGATGGTAACCATGCAGATATAGCAGGCACGTAATTGGAAGGAAGGGGCAAACcctttttctgtggtttttacCTGTCAGGAGTAGACCTGAGCAGCAACAAGTGACATGCTTGAAGCCTCTCATGAGACACCACCCACTTCAAACACCGCAAGAGAATGCATAAAATTAGCCACAGTCTAATCTCACCAGCATTcttctgtctgtgtctgtccAGTGCATCCGATTATCAGATAATTTTGCATTTAGAGGATATATGTATCTCACTTATGAGGTCACTTTTTTTGTATTGACCATGCTACAGCTTTGTTGGCAATTGAATTAACTGTCAGACCTGTGTTTTAATAAACTAGATTTACTTGTGGCTGAAGATATGTTTTTTATGGATCATACAGCTAACAAGGGTTCTCCTCTGAGTGCAGGGgagaaagaataagaaacaGATACTGGGTTTCTGTAAGTGGGCCATCATTTCACAAGACTGAAATGTCCTTGGAGGTGTGAGAACATCCTGCTGCCTTATTCACTTTACCGACAAAATAGTGGGGAACAGGAGTCAAAATCTGAGCTGCAGATAAAgtaattcaatttttaaattattatttacttatGAAAGGATTCAAGACCATCCTTATTAGAGGTATTCTCATAAAGTTTCAGCAACACTTGTATAACATGCCATGTTTGCATTTACTGCCTTTTCTCCATTCACTGCTCTTTCATGTCTGTACTCATGGAGCTGATTAATTAGGGTTCTTCACTGTGGAAATATCATAGTaaaaattttagtttaaaaagcaTCAACATATCTATTCTAAAAAATAAAGCTCCTGACATTTAAATTTCTAGCAATGCCTCTAGTTCCCTCAAGGGACCACATTCCCCTTAAAAAGTACTTTGATATGTTTCCTCAAATTTCCAGGAGGCAAAGTCTAAGAATAACTATGTGCATAGAAAGTTAAAGCGACAGTAAACTTGTGAGCTTGAAGGAGACACAAGAAGAGGAAATTAAGTCTTTAAGTGACTGGAAGAACCCTTAAGCAGCAGCAAATGATCTACCTTCATATGCACATTTTCCTGTCATTCAGGGAACCTCTGGTACTTCtagaaaaagttaatttttcagttcaaagctACACTGGAGTCATAGAGAGGCAGCATGAGGAAATGCCCCTCTTCACATCAGCTTTTAAGCCCCAGTTTGAGACGATGTGTGGCTGTGATTGCCTGATGGAGTGGTGTTGCAGTGAGGAGGGGAACATCGTGTGACTGTGATCCTCCCCCTCTGCTCCGCTCTCCTGAGATCCCACCAAGAGAGctctgtccagctctggggcctctGACATGAGAAAGACTTGGAGCTGTTGGAGCAGGTCTGGAGAAGGACCATGAAGAtggtcagagggctggagcacctctcccatgaagacaggctgagagaactgggggtatttcagtctggagaaaaaaaggctcCAGGAAGATCttatagcaccttccagtaccttgAGGAGGCTacagaagagctggaaagggacttttGACAATGgtgtgataggacaagggggaaagGCTTGAAACTGAAAGTGGGCAGGTTTAGGTTAGAAATtaagaggaaattctttactatgagagtggtgaggcaatggaacaggttgcccaaagaatGCAACAAAGGGTATGGCTTACCCttgcaagtgttcaaggccaggctggatggggctttgagcacACTGGTCTAATGAAATGTATCCCTGACCACAGTAGGGAGATTGCAACTAGATGATCTCTGAGgtcccaaaccattctatcattctatgattttattatttttattttaatcaatgCATTATCCCACTAATTTTCATGATATATCCTCTGTCTTCCTCAACACACATCCTGTCACCATAGCTTATATTTTGCTTTGGCTCCTAAGTGTGTAGGGAGAAAGGGGTGAAAATTTTGCTGATCATCATCTCCTCCTGAGGTGCCTATTCCTTTTTGCTACAACAGcatgctgtgctggcagcagagcaggcatCAGACTTTTTCTCCATCTTGGAGGTGTTGACACTTCTCTTGGTCCTTTGGGATGGGAAAGACAGAATTGATCTTCTGCTGATAGGAGTGGAAATAAGAACTATCCAAAACAACCAAGTGTAATCACAGTCAAGAGGAATCAGATGCTGTTTCAACAGTGATACCATCCAAGGGGTAATGTTTTGAATTCCTTGCACTGTATCTGAGGCAGTTTAAATTATGGTCTATTTAAAAGACAGTGTAAATGATGTGCAAGCACAGATTTCCTGAGAGTCCAGTATTGTTTGAGATGCTTCAGCTTCCTGGCCAGCACCAAGCACGACCTGCCAGACACTGTGACTGTCCCAACCTGCTGTGCAGTCCTGTCCCACTCACGTGTTGTGCTGTGTATATACAGGAGCCTTCCTGGacttctgcaaagaaaagcaatgtATTTAATTGCATTCAGCTGATGTTATGTAGCTACATCTGTTCATCCACAACAACTAATCTGTCAACAGCTTAAGGAGGCCAAAGAACTTAAGTAACTCTCCTTGTCCCAATTTCCCTTTCTGACTTTCAGAAAAAGTGGCCAGAGTTCCACCATTGCATCTCTTGATTTTACAGCTGAAAGGATGTTAGGCCCCTAACCAGGGGCCTGGTCAAACAAGTCACATTCCTGTTCACAGGAGCAAAATGTCAGCCTTTACTTCTGAAGCTGAGAAATAAAGCTCTGGACCTGGGTCCACCTCTCATATTGCATCACTCAAAGCTTGAATGCTCAGAGTGATGGATGGCAGGTTTGCTTGTCATGTTTGCTGTCTGCATTTCCAGATGCTGAGATGCTGAGCATGCCAAGTGTTGGATGTTATTATGTCCTCTGAGCAGCCATGGTAGAGGAGACTGGGGATGATTCACTCAGTGTGGAGCtgtttttcattacaaaaatttTGGCAAAGGAACCCCCGAAGAGGGGATCTTTAttctctgcagattttttttacattatcaCCAGCTTTCAGTTCTGGAGGCAAGGAGCCTGACTGTCTCTGGCATGCCAGCTCCAGGACCCTTCTGATGTCCAGCCCAAAAAGCCTTCCATAAGACAAATACCTTCTTGTGTTTAGTTTCTCCTTGCAATCAGTCTCTTGACAGTGTTTCAGGATGTTTAAGGATGTTTTGCTCATTGGTGAGATACTCCTTACGTGCTGCAAGTTAGCATTTTTTGGCAACTAAAAGGACAAACAATCCAGgaggaatgagaaaaagaatCCAGTTCAAGAACCAGCCATCATACATCTTCTGATCTTTATTACTGCAGCTGGAGCAATCTCTTCTGGTGGTCCCTCaccattaaaaaagaaaatataaatacagataatGAATGAGAATATgccctaaaaaaaccccagtgctCTCAAataggctttttattttttcttctcttaatttTGAATCTCACTCACCTAACCACTAAAGACATTGAAGCTTGTAGAATTTCCATGGTAAAGCTGCtatcagcagcacaggcacaccTGGATCCTCCAGAAGTGGAGGTGGTGTGTGGAGTACCCGGCTCAGTGCTGCTACCCCAGCCTTTCACAGGCATACAGTCACTGGGGCAGTCTGTGAAGCTGGGCAGAAGGATGTCTTGTGAACAGCCAGGTTTGTGAACCTTCCTATTGCTTAGAAACAGTCCAGATACACCTGACCCCACAccagcacaaacccagcccttcccacacTTGTGTGTCCTGGTTgccatggaaaggaaaatggtgCAGAGACCAGATGGGAAGGACATGCTCCAGCAGGTCATGAGACATCCAAGGGATGTGTCTGGCCATACCACCTCCACTGACTTGTTAGTGCCAGGTACAATTCCAGACCGGCCACTTCCCTGTTCCTTTCCCTTCGAATTCCTACTGGCATCTAGTTACACCTGAGCTagctgggctctgcaggtgAAGGTGGCCCTCGGAAGTGTAAGAGTGGATGGACATGTGGCCCAGTTGGGAATGGCATGGAAGAACATTTTGCCCCATTTTCAGAGGAATGGGACATTCAAGCCAACGCCCAAAGACTGATGCTCACCTGTAGAACCGTCTCTCATTATGACATGTACTGTCAGGACTCTCACAGAGCAAGTAGCAGCCCATGCTCACACAGGGAGAATCAATCTTCATGCTTGCAAGGAGCAAGATGAGCTCAAAGACTGCTGACATGGTCTCTGGTGTTTCTTGTTGTTTTCTGACCATCTGATCTAGAGCTTGCGTTGTCTGTCTTTGTGGAGGGATCCCGGAAACCTGATCCAAAATCAGAAAAGCTCAGCAGCACACGAGGACATGACATGAGCAGCCTGGAAATGGGGAGAAGAACATGTTTTTTGAGTTATactgtggaagagaaaataatatgaaaattctGGGTGTGCTTCAGACATCAATTCCAGTGATGCACTTCACACCGGCAAGGGTCAAAACATTCATATTACTGAAAATTGTTATTACTGTCTCCTCACATATTATCTTGGGCTTATCCACagccatgaaaaaaatcaggccCTCAAAGTCACCATCCACCATGGAGATGTCTCTTGGCTTTAATCCACAGCACTGCAAATGCCCCTGGGTGGAGCTACTCCCATCATCAACAGAGCTGACACCATGGTCACCAGCATACTGAGGCAAAGACAGAGGGTATCTAagccagcctttcccagctACCCAAATAAGGCCTTTTTCTTTGAATAAGCCATCAGTAAGAGCTTTTAATAGCCACAGAATCTCTTACTGAAAATTCTTAGGCAACTGTGCTCTTTGAAGACATCTTCTAGAGCAAGACTGCACATAGCTACCCACTCAACCAAGTTAGGAAGATCGATTCAGAAAAACCCACTGATCAAAGAAAGCTGTCAACCCAAAATATCCCCTCTCCTATGCCTCTCCTGGTCTATTACATCTTACTGTTTCCACCCCTGCAGTCTGTACCTCATCTAAGGACAGGGCCCATGTGGGTAAAGTAGGTTTGGAGACAGTTTGACATGCTGACAGAGGATATGTACCTGATCAGAAGAGAAGGGACAATGACAGCAATCACTCCTGAGCTGCTTGGCCATCAAGAGTATCCTGACACCTGCCCATCTTCCCTGTCCCCCTCTCCACTCAGATATATGACAACTTTCTTACCTTGAAAGTCCAATGAGCAGAGAGCCAGAGGGAAAATACTGAGCTGAGCATGGCTACAACTGACTCAACTGAATTTTTCATAGGGAACCAGGGTCACTTAGCAAAGAGACATCAACAATCCAGGCATGAATGCCAGAGACTTTCTCAGAAAGCTGCAAAAATCAAAGGACTTATGAAACCTCTATGAGGAATACTATTTCTAGTATATCTATACTATATATATTTCCAGGAATTGGGAGGAGCTGCTTACTCCCTTGGAGGCAAAGAAGCCCCACAGAAATATCTTGACAAATTATagggctgggcaatcaccaaccatatGAAGTTCAACAAACACAAGTGCCGGATTCTGCGTCTAGAGAGGGGCAAACCTGGATGTACGGGCAGACTGGGGAATAAAagtctggaaagcagcagcttgggAAAGCACCTGGAGGTTCTGATCAGTCGCAACACGAGTCAGCAGTTCCCTGGAAGCCAGGAGAGCCAACTCtgtcctgggggacatcaggcacagcatggccagccaggcaagggagggggTTGTCCCGCTCCGTCCCGCTCGGCTCTGAGCTGGGGcggcctcacctccagtgctgggggcagttctgggtgccacaatataaacAAGATATTAAgctattagagagtgtccaaaggagacCTTTGTGGTGACAGGCCTCAGGAGGAAGCTCtgtgaggagcggctgaggtcacttggtctgttcagcctggaggagactgatGAGAGAtctcattgcagttacagct
This genomic interval carries:
- the CYSLTR2 gene encoding cysteinyl leukotriene receptor 2 is translated as METLAQTMNISKVAPDGSFTNSSSNCTIDSFKQVIYPITYLFTFFLGAVGNSLSIYVFFQTSQRTSVNIYMQNLAVSDLMFVSTLPFRVSYFLLGSRWVFGDILCRIMTYTLYMNMYCSIYFLTVLSVVRFVAIVHPFKHGKVTNTRYARITCVAIWIFVLAAASPLLNKGVAGYSNPVKCLDLHPSSTHSLLMMNSFVLVVGFILPFCTIVFCYVFAIRTLLKSRAPPSKRAIGHRKALLTIVITLILSLICFLPYHILRTVHLMSSSCSQASLHKALVVTLCLAAMNSCLDPFLYYFTAENFKAKIRSLCCR